A genomic segment from Blastococcus sp. PRF04-17 encodes:
- a CDS encoding UvrD-helicase domain-containing protein — MSSVQEALPGTAALQRTAKGSVGRELERMLAGLNGPQRQAVVHEGGPLLIVAGAGSGKTRVLAHRIAYLLGARHTQPGEILAITFTNKAAGEMKERVASLVGPRARAMWVSTFHSMCVRILRAEAAKLGLKSSFTIYDQGDSVRLMTMVARDLDLDAKRYPGRSLAAQVSNLKNELIDEESYVPATAPEKVLAEAYKLYQQRLRQAHALDFDDLIMTTVHLLQAFPDVAEHYRRRFRHVLVDEYQDTNHAQYVLVRELVGDGTGPVPMAELCVVGDADQSIYAFRGATIRNIDEFERDYPNATTILLEQNYRSTQRILKAANTVIAKNTGRRPKNLWTDSGDGELIEGYVADNEHDEAAWVAEQIDALVDEGTARPADIAVFYRTNNASRVFEEVFIRVGMPYKVVGGVRFYERKEVRDALAYLKVVANPTDIVSLRRVINTPKRGIGDRAEACIENFADRERIPFASALRRCSEVGDLATRSLKAIQEFVALLEEFEQLVETGSGRRRCWRASSTAPDTSPSCRPARTRRTRAASTTSTS; from the coding sequence ATGAGCAGCGTCCAGGAAGCCCTGCCGGGCACAGCCGCCCTCCAGCGCACCGCCAAGGGCTCCGTGGGGCGGGAGCTCGAGCGCATGCTGGCCGGGCTCAACGGCCCCCAGCGCCAGGCCGTCGTCCACGAGGGTGGGCCGCTGCTCATCGTCGCCGGCGCCGGGTCGGGCAAGACCCGGGTGCTGGCGCACCGCATCGCCTACCTGCTCGGGGCCCGGCACACGCAGCCCGGTGAGATCCTCGCGATCACCTTCACCAACAAGGCCGCCGGCGAGATGAAGGAGCGCGTCGCCTCGCTCGTCGGTCCGCGCGCCCGGGCGATGTGGGTCTCGACGTTCCACTCGATGTGCGTGCGCATCCTGCGCGCCGAGGCCGCCAAGCTGGGCCTGAAGTCGTCGTTCACGATCTACGACCAGGGCGACTCCGTCCGGTTGATGACGATGGTCGCCCGCGACCTCGACCTCGACGCGAAGCGGTACCCGGGCCGGAGCCTGGCCGCACAGGTGTCGAACCTGAAGAACGAACTGATCGACGAGGAGAGCTACGTCCCGGCCACGGCGCCGGAGAAGGTGCTCGCCGAGGCGTACAAGCTGTACCAGCAGCGGCTGCGGCAGGCCCATGCGCTGGACTTCGACGACCTGATCATGACGACGGTCCACCTGCTCCAGGCCTTCCCGGACGTCGCCGAGCACTACCGCCGCCGTTTCCGGCACGTGCTGGTCGACGAGTACCAGGACACCAACCACGCGCAGTACGTGCTGGTCCGCGAACTGGTCGGCGACGGCACCGGGCCGGTGCCCATGGCCGAGCTCTGCGTCGTCGGGGACGCCGACCAGTCGATCTACGCCTTCCGTGGCGCGACGATCCGCAACATCGACGAGTTCGAGCGCGACTACCCGAACGCCACGACGATCCTGCTGGAGCAGAACTACCGCTCGACGCAGCGGATCCTCAAGGCGGCCAACACGGTCATCGCCAAGAACACCGGCCGCCGGCCGAAGAACCTCTGGACCGACTCCGGCGACGGAGAGCTCATCGAGGGCTACGTCGCCGACAACGAGCACGACGAGGCCGCCTGGGTCGCCGAGCAGATCGACGCGCTGGTCGACGAGGGCACGGCGAGACCGGCCGACATCGCGGTCTTCTACCGCACCAACAACGCCTCCCGTGTCTTCGAGGAGGTGTTCATCCGCGTCGGCATGCCCTACAAGGTCGTCGGCGGCGTGCGCTTCTACGAGCGCAAGGAGGTCCGCGACGCCCTGGCCTACCTCAAGGTCGTGGCCAACCCGACCGACATCGTCAGCCTGCGCCGGGTCATCAACACCCCCAAGCGCGGGATCGGTGACCGGGCCGAGGCGTGCATCGAGAACTTCGCCGATCGCGAGCGGATCCCGTTCGCCTCGGCACTGCGCCGCTGCTCGGAGGTCGGCGACCTGGCCACGCGCTCGCTGAAGGCCATCCAGGAGTTCGTCGCGCTGCTCGAGGAGTTCGAGCAGCTGGTCGAGACGGGGTCGGGGCGGCGGCGCTGCTGGAGAGCATCCTCGACCGCACCGGATACCTCACCGAGCTGCAGGCCAGCACGGACCCGCAGGACGAGGGCCGCGTCGACAACCTCAACGAGTTGA
- a CDS encoding DUF3152 domain-containing protein, protein MRLAKLVVAVLTVLGTGVVVAPAATAADRTYTYTIETRGPVSSDVGYFATMARATFAHSAGWGLGGRLGFTQVPSGGNFRLILATPAQVAAASPSCSAQWSCRVGELVLINEQRWNGGSASWPYSVHNYRHYVINHEVGHWLGLGHQNCPGAGAPAPVMQQQSISLGGCRAQIWPLAFEKATVAQRHGIQSWFTDRGPVLGGGAQMQAGEWLTSPSDRYRFAMQADGNAVLYAGSRVLWHSRTNGNPGSRIVMQGDGNLVVYSPAGRPLWHSVTQGSPGARLVLQDDGNLVVYARDNRPLWNTGPDR, encoded by the coding sequence ATGAGACTCGCGAAGCTGGTGGTCGCGGTGCTGACCGTGCTCGGTACGGGCGTCGTAGTGGCACCCGCGGCGACGGCGGCCGACCGCACCTACACCTACACGATCGAGACGCGCGGTCCGGTCTCGAGCGACGTCGGGTACTTCGCCACCATGGCGCGGGCCACCTTCGCGCACAGCGCCGGGTGGGGACTGGGCGGCCGGCTCGGCTTCACCCAGGTGCCGTCGGGGGGCAACTTCCGGCTGATCCTTGCCACGCCGGCCCAGGTGGCAGCCGCCTCGCCGAGCTGCAGCGCGCAGTGGAGCTGCCGGGTGGGGGAGCTGGTGCTCATCAACGAGCAGCGCTGGAACGGCGGGAGCGCCTCGTGGCCGTACAGCGTGCACAACTACCGGCACTACGTGATCAACCACGAGGTGGGGCACTGGCTCGGTCTCGGTCACCAGAACTGTCCGGGCGCAGGCGCTCCTGCGCCGGTGATGCAGCAGCAATCGATCAGCCTGGGCGGCTGCCGGGCACAGATCTGGCCGCTGGCGTTCGAGAAGGCCACGGTCGCGCAGCGGCACGGCATCCAGTCCTGGTTCACCGACCGGGGACCGGTCCTCGGCGGAGGAGCCCAGATGCAGGCCGGGGAATGGCTGACCTCGCCGTCCGACCGGTACCGGTTCGCGATGCAGGCCGACGGCAACGCCGTGCTCTACGCCGGCTCCCGCGTCCTGTGGCATTCGCGGACCAACGGCAACCCGGGCTCGCGGATCGTCATGCAGGGCGACGGCAACCTGGTCGTCTACTCACCCGCCGGACGGCCGCTGTGGCACTCGGTCACGCAGGGGTCCCCGGGAGCGAGACTCGTCCTGCAGGACGACGGCAATCTCGTCGTCTACGCCCGCGACAACCGGCCGCTGTGGAACACCGGGCCCGATCGCTGA
- a CDS encoding esterase/lipase family protein, protein MRPTSDPGSGPESHTGARAEGAPRGGLRGLCRPATLTGGLTELAWVGAHVLMYPFGARTAVLQPDLRHRPGLQPPTARALFAADPLAARIPVLLVHGLIDNRSVFSVMNRSLRKRGFAHVCTWNYSPLLDDIGRGAADLGAHVERICEQTGYDRVHVVGHSLGGLISRYYVQRLGGDRRVESLVTVGTPHEGSLWAHAVPTPLIRQLRPGSPVIQELAGPAPSCRTSVTAIYSDLDQMVLPTASGRCAHPDLGARNVLVRGVGHMSLPRHRGVVDEVAATLAGLRRSDVSARVTAVA, encoded by the coding sequence ATGCGCCCAACGAGCGACCCCGGCTCTGGTCCAGAGTCGCACACCGGGGCCCGGGCGGAGGGAGCGCCACGAGGTGGCCTGCGCGGTCTCTGCCGCCCGGCCACCCTGACCGGCGGGCTCACCGAGCTCGCCTGGGTGGGCGCCCACGTCCTGATGTACCCGTTCGGCGCGCGCACCGCCGTCCTGCAACCGGACCTCCGGCACCGGCCCGGTCTCCAGCCCCCGACCGCACGCGCTCTGTTCGCCGCCGATCCGCTGGCCGCCCGCATCCCCGTGCTGCTCGTGCACGGCCTGATCGACAACCGGTCGGTCTTCTCGGTGATGAACCGCAGCCTGCGCAAGCGCGGCTTCGCGCACGTCTGCACCTGGAACTACAGCCCGCTGCTCGACGACATCGGCCGGGGGGCGGCCGATCTCGGCGCGCACGTCGAGCGCATCTGCGAGCAGACCGGCTACGACCGCGTCCACGTCGTCGGCCACAGCCTCGGGGGCCTGATCTCCCGCTACTACGTCCAGCGGCTGGGCGGTGACCGCCGGGTGGAGTCGCTGGTGACCGTCGGGACGCCGCACGAGGGCTCGCTCTGGGCGCACGCCGTTCCGACGCCGCTCATCCGTCAGCTGCGGCCGGGGTCGCCGGTCATCCAGGAGCTGGCCGGGCCGGCACCGTCCTGCCGGACGAGCGTCACCGCGATCTACAGCGACCTGGACCAGATGGTGCTGCCGACGGCCTCGGGCCGGTGCGCCCACCCCGACCTGGGTGCCCGCAACGTCCTCGTGCGGGGCGTCGGGCACATGTCCCTGCCCCGGCACCGCGGCGTCGTCGACGAGGTCGCCGCGACACTGGCCGGCCTCCGGCGGTCCGACGTCAGCGCGCGCGTCACCGCGGTGGCCTGA
- a CDS encoding cobalamin B12-binding domain-containing protein, with product MTDERIRVVIAKPGLDGHDRGAKIVARALRDAGMEVVYTGLHQTPEQIVETVVQEDADAVGLSVLSGAHMTLFARLNELLAERGIDDVVVFGGGIIPDEDIPELERSGVAKIFTPGATTTEIVDWVRENVGTPLSS from the coding sequence GTGACGGACGAACGCATCCGGGTGGTCATCGCCAAACCCGGCCTGGACGGGCACGACCGCGGCGCGAAGATCGTCGCCCGCGCGCTGCGCGACGCCGGCATGGAGGTCGTCTACACCGGCCTGCACCAGACGCCCGAGCAGATCGTGGAGACCGTCGTCCAGGAGGACGCCGACGCCGTCGGGCTCTCGGTGCTCTCGGGCGCGCACATGACGCTGTTCGCGCGGCTGAACGAGCTCCTGGCCGAGCGCGGCATCGACGACGTCGTGGTGTTCGGCGGCGGGATCATCCCCGACGAGGACATCCCCGAACTCGAGCGCTCCGGCGTCGCGAAGATCTTCACGCCCGGTGCGACGACCACGGAGATCGTCGACTGGGTGCGCGAGAATGTGGGCACGCCGCTCAGTTCGTGA
- a CDS encoding PIG-L deacetylase family protein → MTQPPRAPAEHVERVLCVLAHPDDVDFGSAGTVATWTAADTEVTYCIVTDGDAGGFDETPRSQMGPLRQAEQRAAAAAVGVTDVRFLGYPDGRLELTLDLRRDISRVIRQVRPQRVLTSSPERFWDRIGASHPDHMTVGESTLRAVYPDARNPFAFPELLADEGLEAWTVSEVWLGASPRADHPVDVTEMVDRKLAALHCHVTQVGHNPDIDAFVTGWMRQTAKRFGLPNGRLAEAFHVVHTA, encoded by the coding sequence GTGACCCAGCCCCCTCGCGCACCGGCCGAGCACGTCGAGCGGGTGCTCTGCGTCCTCGCCCACCCCGACGACGTCGACTTCGGCAGCGCCGGCACGGTGGCGACCTGGACGGCGGCCGACACCGAGGTCACCTACTGCATCGTCACCGACGGGGACGCCGGTGGGTTCGACGAGACGCCGCGGAGCCAGATGGGCCCGCTCCGGCAAGCCGAGCAGCGGGCGGCGGCCGCGGCGGTCGGGGTCACCGACGTGCGCTTCCTCGGCTACCCCGACGGCCGCCTGGAGCTGACCCTCGATCTGCGCCGCGACATCAGCCGCGTCATCCGGCAGGTGCGCCCGCAGCGGGTGCTGACGTCGTCCCCCGAGCGGTTCTGGGACCGGATCGGGGCCAGCCACCCCGACCACATGACCGTGGGCGAGTCCACCCTCCGGGCGGTCTATCCCGACGCCCGCAACCCGTTCGCCTTCCCGGAGCTGCTGGCGGACGAGGGACTCGAGGCGTGGACCGTGTCGGAGGTGTGGCTGGGTGCCAGCCCGCGCGCGGACCACCCGGTCGACGTCACCGAGATGGTCGACCGCAAGCTCGCCGCCCTGCACTGCCACGTGACGCAGGTCGGCCACAACCCGGACATCGACGCGTTCGTCACCGGCTGGATGCGGCAGACCGCGAAGCGCTTCGGTCTCCCGAACGGGCGGCTCGCCGAGGCCTTCCACGTGGTCCACACGGCGTGA
- a CDS encoding L,D-transpeptidase family protein has translation MRSALLRAFLVLLCAAGVVALSVTAPVAAAEPAVLAPGQQLGVGQNLRSSDGAYRLTVQPDGNVVLYAADGRAVWNTGTARSGATRLVMQSDGNLVLYGTGAVWNSRTSGNPGARVALQVDGNLVVYSATNRALWSSGPDRGRPVAAVTGDTLLSGRQLLGGQTLFDRDGSYRLAMQTDGNAVVRSADGRVVWNSGTAGRSGSRLLMQPDGNLVLYTPAGSAVWQSRTAGHPGARAVLQRDGNFVVYASDGRPLWNSGPDRRGLPLLVATGSSSQVVTVTVTSATSTTGRLTAWEKRGGSWVAVLGPFTARVGSQGIGQAREGLNRTPAGTYTLTESFGRQANPGTGLPYRVIDGNDWWVSDVNSTLYNRYTRCARGTCPFDEAAGENLWAQGTVYDYATVIDYNRAGTRGAGSAFFLHVTNGSPTAGCVAIDRASLVSLMRWLRPASAPLVSIGVG, from the coding sequence GTGCGCTCCGCCCTGCTCCGCGCCTTCCTCGTGCTGCTCTGCGCCGCGGGGGTGGTGGCCCTCAGCGTGACCGCGCCCGTGGCGGCGGCGGAGCCGGCCGTGCTCGCGCCCGGTCAGCAGCTCGGGGTGGGGCAGAACCTGCGCTCGTCCGACGGCGCCTACCGGCTGACCGTGCAGCCGGACGGCAACGTCGTGCTCTACGCCGCCGACGGACGAGCGGTCTGGAACACCGGCACCGCGCGGTCGGGCGCAACCCGGCTGGTCATGCAGTCCGACGGCAACCTGGTGCTCTACGGCACCGGCGCTGTCTGGAACAGCCGGACGTCCGGCAACCCGGGGGCGCGGGTCGCGCTGCAGGTCGACGGCAACCTCGTCGTGTACAGCGCCACGAACCGGGCGTTGTGGAGCTCCGGACCTGATCGCGGCAGGCCGGTGGCAGCGGTGACCGGCGACACGTTGCTCTCCGGTCGGCAGTTGCTGGGGGGCCAGACCCTCTTCGACCGCGACGGTTCCTACCGTCTGGCCATGCAGACCGACGGGAACGCGGTCGTGCGCTCCGCGGACGGTCGCGTCGTCTGGAACAGCGGGACCGCGGGCAGGAGCGGCTCCCGCCTGCTCATGCAGCCCGACGGCAACCTGGTGCTCTACACCCCGGCCGGCTCGGCGGTCTGGCAGTCACGCACGGCGGGACACCCCGGCGCCCGGGCGGTGCTGCAGCGGGACGGCAACTTCGTCGTCTACGCGTCGGACGGCCGGCCGCTCTGGAACAGCGGGCCCGACCGCCGTGGCCTGCCGCTGCTCGTCGCGACGGGCAGTTCGAGCCAGGTGGTGACCGTGACGGTGACCTCCGCGACGTCGACCACCGGACGGCTCACGGCCTGGGAGAAGCGCGGCGGCAGCTGGGTGGCCGTGCTCGGCCCGTTCACCGCGCGCGTCGGCAGCCAAGGGATCGGGCAGGCGCGCGAGGGCCTGAACCGCACCCCGGCCGGCACCTACACGCTGACGGAGTCCTTCGGCCGCCAGGCCAACCCCGGCACCGGGCTCCCGTACCGGGTGATCGACGGCAACGACTGGTGGGTGTCGGACGTCAACAGCACCCTGTACAACCGGTACACCCGGTGCGCTCGCGGGACGTGCCCGTTCGACGAGGCGGCAGGGGAGAACCTCTGGGCCCAGGGGACGGTCTACGACTACGCCACCGTCATCGACTACAACCGCGCGGGCACCCGGGGCGCCGGCTCGGCCTTCTTCCTGCACGTCACCAACGGGTCGCCGACGGCCGGTTGCGTGGCCATCGACCGGGCGTCCCTGGTCTCGCTGATGCGGTGGCTCCGGCCGGCGTCCGCGCCGCTGGTCTCCATCGGCGTCGGGTGA
- a CDS encoding RNA polymerase sigma-70 factor, translating into MTEALPAFDRHRRLLFTVAYQMLGSVADAEDVVQDAWLRWSSADRADVEDERAYLVRIATRLALDRLDSARSRRETYVGPWLPEPLLTGRGPVGAAEPAPDPGEAAEVAEQISFALLVVLETLSPAERAVFVLREVFGMSFAEVAAVLGRSEAAVRQMGHRAREHVEARRPRFDADRRAQVEVTERFYAAVASGDLEQLIAVLSPGVVLVSDGGGIRQAARRPIEGPDKVARFLLGIAVKGFAMPGLEVRLTDVNGRPGVAAWVDGAPFMAVCPVVADGLVDQVLIVVNPDKLAGLGPPSR; encoded by the coding sequence GTGACCGAGGCGCTGCCCGCCTTCGACCGGCACCGACGGCTGCTGTTCACCGTCGCCTACCAGATGCTGGGCAGCGTGGCCGACGCCGAGGACGTCGTCCAGGACGCCTGGCTGCGCTGGTCGTCGGCCGACCGGGCGGACGTCGAGGACGAGCGGGCCTACCTGGTGCGGATCGCCACCCGGCTCGCCCTGGACCGCCTCGACTCGGCGCGCAGCCGCCGTGAGACCTACGTCGGGCCGTGGCTGCCCGAGCCGTTGCTGACCGGTCGCGGACCGGTCGGCGCGGCCGAGCCGGCACCCGATCCCGGCGAGGCCGCGGAGGTGGCCGAGCAGATCTCGTTCGCGCTGCTCGTGGTGCTCGAGACCCTGTCCCCCGCCGAACGGGCCGTCTTCGTGCTCCGCGAGGTGTTCGGCATGTCGTTCGCCGAGGTCGCCGCCGTCCTCGGGCGGTCCGAGGCGGCCGTCCGCCAGATGGGCCACCGGGCGCGGGAGCACGTCGAGGCCCGCCGTCCCCGGTTCGACGCCGACCGCCGGGCACAGGTGGAGGTGACCGAGCGCTTCTACGCGGCGGTCGCGTCAGGGGATCTCGAGCAGCTGATCGCCGTCCTCTCCCCCGGCGTGGTCCTCGTGAGCGACGGGGGCGGGATCCGGCAGGCCGCGCGCCGGCCGATCGAGGGGCCGGACAAGGTCGCCCGGTTCCTGCTGGGGATCGCCGTCAAGGGCTTCGCCATGCCGGGCCTCGAGGTGCGCCTGACCGACGTCAACGGCCGGCCCGGGGTCGCCGCCTGGGTGGACGGGGCGCCCTTCATGGCGGTCTGCCCCGTGGTCGCCGACGGCCTGGTCGACCAGGTGCTGATCGTCGTCAACCCCGACAAGCTGGCCGGCCTCGGCCCGCCCTCGCGCTGA
- a CDS encoding 3'-5' exonuclease, which translates to MAAEFEAASPGGTVTEFLEQVSLVADADQIPVTGDDAGVVTMMTLHTAKGLEFPVVFLTGLEDGVFPHLRALGDPRELEEERRLAYVGITRAQQRLFLSRAQVRTSWGQPSYNPPSRFLDELPSDTVHWARLEPAPASTSSWSSAQSRVAATGLSTGGLRGGAGNRAIISVDVGDRVSHDAFGLGTVVAVTGAGDKAQATVDFGSGGTKRLVLRYAPLVKL; encoded by the coding sequence GTGGCCGCCGAGTTCGAGGCGGCCAGTCCGGGCGGGACGGTCACCGAGTTCCTCGAGCAGGTGTCGCTCGTGGCCGACGCCGACCAGATCCCGGTGACCGGCGACGATGCCGGAGTGGTCACGATGATGACCCTGCACACGGCCAAGGGGCTGGAGTTCCCGGTCGTCTTCCTCACCGGGCTCGAGGACGGCGTCTTCCCGCACCTGCGGGCCCTCGGTGACCCCCGCGAGCTGGAGGAGGAGCGCCGGCTGGCCTACGTCGGCATCACCCGGGCCCAGCAGCGGCTGTTCCTCTCGCGGGCCCAGGTGCGCACCAGCTGGGGTCAGCCGTCGTACAACCCGCCGTCCCGCTTCCTCGACGAGCTGCCGTCGGACACCGTCCACTGGGCGCGCCTGGAGCCGGCTCCGGCGTCGACCAGCAGCTGGTCCTCTGCGCAGTCCCGCGTGGCGGCGACCGGGCTGTCGACCGGGGGCCTGCGCGGCGGCGCGGGCAACCGGGCGATCATCTCGGTCGACGTCGGCGACCGGGTCAGCCACGACGCCTTCGGCCTCGGCACGGTGGTTGCGGTGACCGGCGCCGGCGACAAGGCGCAGGCCACCGTCGACTTCGGCTCCGGAGGCACCAAGCGCCTGGTGCTGCGCTACGCCCCGCTGGTCAAGCTCTGA
- a CDS encoding chorismate mutase, translating to MTALTASSPAPTAVTGTEAERIGDLRTAIDACDAEIIALVQRRLALSKEIGALRTASGGTRLSLSREKQVLARFQDALGPEGAALGLMLLRQGRGRL from the coding sequence ATGACCGCTCTCACCGCTTCATCCCCCGCTCCGACCGCCGTCACCGGCACGGAGGCGGAGCGGATCGGCGACCTGCGCACCGCGATCGACGCCTGCGACGCGGAGATCATCGCGCTCGTGCAGCGCCGACTGGCCCTCTCGAAGGAGATCGGCGCCCTGCGCACCGCGAGCGGGGGCACCCGCCTCTCGCTGTCCCGCGAGAAGCAGGTGCTCGCCCGCTTCCAGGACGCCCTGGGCCCCGAGGGCGCCGCGCTCGGGCTGATGCTGCTGCGCCAGGGCCGCGGCCGGCTCTGA
- a CDS encoding M23 family metallopeptidase, whose product MARSSAQVLERTTAEHGTVRPAAAPETADVAPARPAPPRPARRRLPRPPGRRAPLWFAALIAGAVLAAAPSVLSSPEHPTIDASDYGLGAASDVALSGGIDDAGVRRSITEAEAQARLGELAASRAAREPKTVVPVSGYRLTTCFCMRWGQFHPGWDMAAPLGTPIYAATDGVVLKAGRESGFGNAIYIQDAEGFVHIYGHMRYYDVEAGDIVHAGDEIAQIGNEGYSTGPHLHWQIHIGGIDGRPTDPQAWLAERGVNT is encoded by the coding sequence GTGGCTCGCAGCAGTGCGCAGGTCCTCGAGCGGACCACGGCCGAGCACGGGACCGTCCGCCCCGCCGCCGCTCCCGAGACGGCTGACGTCGCCCCGGCCCGGCCCGCCCCACCTCGGCCCGCCCGGCGTCGCCTGCCGCGTCCGCCCGGCCGTCGCGCGCCGCTCTGGTTCGCCGCGCTGATCGCCGGCGCCGTCCTCGCGGCTGCCCCCAGCGTCCTCAGCAGCCCCGAGCACCCGACCATCGACGCCTCGGACTACGGCCTGGGAGCCGCCTCCGACGTGGCCCTCAGCGGTGGGATCGACGACGCCGGCGTCCGCCGGAGCATCACCGAGGCCGAGGCACAGGCCCGCCTCGGCGAACTCGCCGCCTCCCGCGCCGCCCGCGAGCCCAAGACGGTCGTCCCGGTGTCGGGCTACCGGCTCACCACCTGCTTCTGCATGCGCTGGGGGCAGTTCCATCCCGGCTGGGACATGGCCGCCCCGCTCGGCACTCCCATCTACGCGGCGACGGACGGCGTCGTGCTCAAGGCCGGTCGCGAGTCCGGCTTCGGCAACGCCATCTACATCCAGGACGCCGAGGGCTTCGTCCACATCTACGGCCACATGCGCTACTACGACGTCGAGGCCGGGGACATCGTGCACGCCGGCGACGAGATCGCGCAGATCGGCAACGAGGGCTACTCGACCGGGCCGCACCTGCACTGGCAGATCCACATCGGGGGCATCGACGGCCGTCCCACCGACCCCCAGGCCTGGCTCGCCGAGCGCGGCGTGAACACCTGA
- a CDS encoding carboxymuconolactone decarboxylase family protein, whose protein sequence is MLITDARHEMSLEKWDALDPTLKALAEMAAAVSIGCSWCVDFGYWISTSRGTDPVKLENVPRWRDSDVYTDLERQVMTYAEAATATPPAVTDEMVADLRRQLGDAALVELTMMIAVENQRSRFNSALGLTSQGFRDRCEIPAAS, encoded by the coding sequence GTGCTGATCACCGACGCCCGCCACGAGATGTCCCTCGAGAAGTGGGACGCGCTCGATCCGACGCTCAAGGCGCTCGCCGAGATGGCCGCGGCCGTCTCCATCGGCTGCTCGTGGTGCGTCGACTTCGGCTACTGGATCAGTACGAGCCGCGGCACGGACCCGGTCAAGCTGGAGAACGTGCCCCGCTGGCGCGACAGCGACGTCTACACCGACCTCGAGCGCCAGGTCATGACCTACGCGGAGGCGGCGACGGCCACGCCGCCCGCGGTCACCGACGAGATGGTCGCCGACCTGCGGCGGCAGCTGGGCGACGCAGCCCTCGTGGAGCTGACCATGATGATCGCCGTGGAGAACCAGCGCTCCCGCTTCAACAGCGCCCTCGGGCTGACCAGCCAGGGATTCAGGGACCGCTGCGAGATCCCGGCGGCGTCGTGA